CTGAAGGGGATCCTACAGCGTAAAGTCAAAATCCGCGAGAGTCGGCAATACAAATCCTGGTCGCGGCATTAACCAAACGTCTTTGCAATAGCCAGTTTGTCCCATGTCCTGAACCCCAACCGCCGGGATCATAAGTAACAGGCCATCATTTTAACATGCAGTGCAAAGGAGACCACATGAAGTTTGGATTTTTGCTTGAGATAGGTGCGGTGACCAAACACCCGCCTAATACTCCTTACATTGCACATCCAAGCATAATAGGTATATCTTCAATGGATCTAAGATCAGCTACAAGGACAGATATTGGCAAAGATGCTTTGTCCAACGCCAACGCCTTTCTACGTTCTCCTTGTGTTCGCGGTATCTTCAAGCAACGCAGAAGAGGCTCTGTAAGTATGGTTTTGTAGGACTCCAACAAGTAAAACCCTAAGTCCCACAGAGGAAGCGGGAGTGTCCGTGCCGAACCGACCATCGGATTGTAAAGATCGCACTGTGCCGTCAACAGATAAAGTATCGCTGGAAGCAATCAAAATTTTGTCGGGAGATGATGCAGCTTGATATTGATGTCAAACAGTATTCACAGTGACAGTAGTCGCGAAAACATTTTAGTGACTTTAGTGAAATTGCGATGTCATGGCAGGCTGACCACGCGGAGCTGTTTACCCCATGTGCTTGGGCAAGAGGAGAATCAGTGAGATGGTAACGGAGACACTCTTCAGGCTGAAAGGAATTTTGTATGTAGGAGGCTTAAATGCTTAAAGGTAAGATTGACCGCAACTGATAATGCAGACCACCTAAGACACTTCAACGATTCCTTTTCGGCAGGCAAGGGTCTTTCTGCCTTCTTAGTCTATTATTCTTGGCATCCTAGTTGATTCAGGTGCCTTGAATCCATGCGACTTCCAGGTAATGATAGTAGGTTCAATCATCCTAGCTCGACCTCTATCAATTCCTATAACACAGAGATAGGATTTGGAGTACAAAGTAGATTTACTATATTTGACATTTCAGGTGTAAACTGATGAGCAGATGTAAGCAACAATTATGCAACAAGCGAGAAACAgatatcatcgtcaatgCAGAAAGGCCATAAATCTAACACTCAGGTCCGTTGTATCCAGGAGCCCCTGCACAAGTATCTCCGAAAGCTTCCACAACACCGTGATACTCTCCATCGCAAGTAGCATCCGTAGTTTGGTACTCGCTGTTCAGGAACTCAAGGTTGCAGTATATATCGAGACCAATACCAGAACAGAGTTGGGTCTCACATTGGCTGtggccgccgccatcttctcTCAATCTGTCGGCGGCACCCGTGAAATCGTCGTCGTTCCAACTCCTTCCAGACCCTGCCGAATTACTGGCCGCCAAGCACCATCCGTCGCAACAGACAGCCTGGTGAGTGACATGAAAACCATCAGGCTGGCCTAGAGAcccgccaccgccgccaaatGCCCCATGCCATGTCTCGACCAGCTTATTGAACTTTGCTTCGTCAAAGGTAGGACCGATGGGGTTCTGATCACATCTAACTTCCTGTGCCAGAGTCCTGGATACAAACATGGTTGCAACCACAAGGAGAAGCGCACGGGACATTATATTTATGAGGATAAAGAATGAGCCGGAATGACAATCGCAGAAAGATGTCTGTAAATGGAAGTTTTTGAAGGCTGGCGATCGATATCGACGTTACTGTGAATATGTTTAATACGCAATTTCTCTGTCTTCGATCAGGTGATGCTGTATCTATAGAATTGATTCCGAAGAGACATGCTCTACTGGCTCCTTTTATAGGCAGAGCCGCAACCCCTATCGTCCCATAACCTGCTTCAATACATCTAGGCAGAGTCTCGTTTCGTGCCCCAACAACTTTGATACTTGCTGGGGCTGTGGAAGGTTCGCGTAGGACATCCTCAGCCCCAATGTCGATCAAGCAAGCGAGCGGGCCAGTAACAGCGCCAAAAGCGCATCAAATCCCGAGATATGGAGAGATACTCGAGATATCGAGAGTTACTTGGCATGCTTAGGTTGCGCCCCTTCCAGCACTGCCCCAGTATTAATGCTGACCCGTTTAACTAAGTTAGGTAGAGAAATTGCCGAGCAGGCTTTCTAATAGAGCAGCGGCAACTAGCAGGATAGCTCCAAACCCACAATAAATCAGCTCTAAAATCACCATGGCAAAACTTGCCTTATATGTAGCCCGATGACCCGTGTCCTCGCAACCTTGGATCGACTACGCCCGGACATGTTGCGGGATTTGCGGCCACCATATTGCCATACTTTGCCCTTCTAAGTGGAGAAATAGGGAACACCCCTAGTCGCCGAGGCATTATCCACTCTAGTTGGAGGATCGACATCAAACTcagagatgaggatgcggcTGTGGAGCCTGCAGACGACGCGATGTTTGCACTATGTATGTCTCCGCCTCTAGGCAAACTATGGATTCGCGTAATTCCTTTAAAATATCCTTTCCAGTACTTCTAGAACAAATTTGTCGTGTTCCGTAAGTTTTAGGATGAGAAGTTAACGAACTAATCTCGCAGCGAAGTGCAATATGTATCATTACTCCCGGAGTCAAAGCACAAAACTCACCTTAGCTCTGGCGCTTGTGGTCTCCTGAGTGTGGGGTCTTGTATTTTGCAATTCTACCTAAGCCCTTCCCGTCGTTGCTTGCTGGTAGTCTGCTGTTTCAGACTTTGCGAGCTATCCATGAAGTTCCATCTATGAGCTGAACTCCGTTGCCGCAGCTTCTTTCTTACAAATGATCGCCAGCAAATCGTAACAACTTAGCTCTTCAAGGGGCTAGCTCTTGCTGCCTGAATCTCGGGACGGTTATCGTAGTATAGTCTACAGGATTTCGTAAGATAGAATAACTTTCATTATGTAGGGGTTTCGAAGATGTACTTAACGCATAAAACCGAACGGAATGTTACTATCCGCGTAAAGCTTGATATCAAGATGACAATAACAGGACCACAGATCACTGTTATTCCGATGCGGGGAATGTAACATTTACTTCGCCGCCAGGATTGTGGCTGGTGGCCATTTATAACAACGTGCGTATGCCGATCTCAGCTACTCAAATCCCCAGCGCCAATATTCAACCCGCCCCTGACGCCAAACTTCCATTGACCGAGAGGCATAATGGTTTCCTTACCTAAAGTCCCTGCTTCCCACGCACCGTTCTCAATCGCCTTAACTGCGGCGACCATATCCCCCTCCAGCTAAGATCacctcgacttcatcatAACTGGCGGCGGAACGACAGAATTGGCCGTCGCAAACCGCCTTTCTGAAATATCCGATATCAGCGTTGTAGTAGTTGAAGCCGGTAGAGGTGAGGGCAAAACCCCAATGTCACCAGCGTCGAGGGGTTCGGTGGTAGTACGGGGCTGAACACGGCCATTTACTAGCTTTATGCGACAACGGAGCAAATGTATGCGGGTGGGAGAGTACTCGAGTATCATGCTGGGAAGGCATGGGGTGGAACAAGCACGATTAATggtttgttcttctttgccaTACAACTCTTACTTGTAGAGTGTCTGGGTTGACTGACGGCGGTAGGAATGACATACATCCGTGCAGAGAGCGCCCAAGTCGATGCGTGGGAGCGAGTTGGTAACAAAGGCTGGAACTGGGACAGTTTATGGCCATATTATCTAAAAAGCGAGAGGTTTGAGACACCGACAGAAGCTCAACGAGCCGCCGGAGGCTCATATAACGACTCGTACCACGGCCGAAAGGGCCCTGTCAACGTGGCTTACCAGTATGGTCCCCACAACGGCTCATTTGCGTCGTCAGTAAACCAAACGTGGCAGCAGTTAGGGGTCCCGTTGAACGAGGATGTCAATGGGGGCAGTCTGCGCGGGTTCTTTGTATAGCCGCAGACTTTGACCCGCGAAGCGAATGTTCGGGAGGAAGCCGCGAGAGCTTATTATTATCCTGTTCGGGATAGGTCGAATCTTCTTATACTCCAAGGATATGTGGATAGGATCAAGTGGGCGGAGAGCAACAGGACTAAGGCGTTGGCCGAAGGGGTGGAGTATACGGCGCCAGATGGGAGTGTCAAGACTCTATATGCTAATGAGGAGATCATTTTTTCGGCTGGATCTGTTCGGTCCTCGGCTATCCTGGAGCTCTCTGGGGTTGGGAATCCAGAGTATGTCCTTCATATTTCGTATTATTCGCACTAACTTTTAATAGGATACTTGAGGATTTTAAAATCCCCGTTAAAATCTTCCTGCCCTCTGTTGGCGAAAACGTTATCGATCAACCGAACACCTTCATAGCCTACGCTAGCAACTCCACCTTCTCTGGAATGGCCCCTTACGTGACCTATATGACAGCCTCAGACATCCTGCGTACTGAAGCAGGGACTGTCGCGGCCGAAATCGCTGCACAGCTCAAAACTTGGGCTGATCAAGTTGCAGAGGCAAGCGACAACGCGCTCTCCACCTCCGCACTTGAACACCTCTCGAATCCAGCACGATCTTATCTTTGCCCAAGACGTGCCCTGCGTCGAGATCTTAACTACAGCGCTAGGAACAAACGTCGGCTTCGCGTTCTTCactcttctccctttctcgAAGGGTAGGGTTCATATTTCTTTCGCTGACCCTACTGCATATCCAGCTATCAACCCAAATTATTTAATGGCACAGTGGGACCTTATTCTACAGCGGAAGATTGCGCAGACCGTTGCCAGATTCTGGAAGACTGCTCCTGTGAGCTCGGTTGCTGGGGAGAGTGTACAGCCGCCTGGCACTGACTTACCCATCGACACTACGGAAGATGAGTGGGATGCGTGGATTTCAAGGTCGTGTAAGTCTATCCTGTCTTGTTCTGTTTCACGGTCTGCTCCGATTCTCATATCTGATAGTCAGCGCAAACCACCACTTTCTCGGTACGGCGGCAATGCTCCCTGAGGGAGCTGGGTGGCGTAGTCGATAACAACCTTATCGTCTACGGGACGGAGAATGTAAGGGTAATTGATGCTTCAATACTTTCGGCACAGGTCAGGGGTCATCTGGCAAGCACTCTGTGTGCTATTGCAGAGCGGGCGGCGGGTATTATCAAGAACAAGCTAGGTAAACAGTAATGAGACATTTATACCACATTAACAAGATATCTTCAATGTGCTTATTAGATTTTGGCGGCTTATGACAAATTCTGGAATCGCTTGGACGCTGCATCTTTGGGACCTGATACGGCGTGTTTGTTTCAGCCTGTGCTGTATAACAGTTGTCCGTTTGTTTAGTTTTAAAGTATCCTAGATCACTCTACCACGACAGAGGTCGGGACGGCCTCAGGTGCGGTCTTAGGAGCGATCTCAGAGCCATTCTCTTGATTAGATGCGACGGGAACGATTTAAGTGCCAGCAGGAGACGGCAGAATCCAGGTCGGGCAATGCTTAGTGTTTTCGTTTTCAGGAACTAAGATTTTACGGTCAGCTCCTTGAACATTTTTATTGTATCAATTATCTCATGAGAAGGTAAACATAGCGGTAACTCTTTGGTATATGCAGCAACCATTAGGTTGCATATCTTGCCACCTTTGGACTTGTGGGAGTCAGCATAATCACATACTTCCCGGATGACCCAAGTAATCCTTGGCAAATATGGCGCTACAGCTGCCAAACAAAAATTATATTGAAACAGTAACATAGGCAGTGGTTCCAATTCCCGGATACTTTATAGAGCCTTACATTTTGGCGTTAATGGCTACGGGTAGCTTAGCTGCCGTCATCGGCTAGGCTGCttggatatatatatatatatatatagatacTTCAGACGAAATACTCGAAATCTGGCAGGCTACCATTCTCCGAATAAGAGATTCAGAAGAAATTGCTAGCACTAGCAGCAAGGTAGTGAAAATAGAGATTTTCCTTTGTACTTGGGTCTGAGAGCTCATTTCTGGATATGCAGATGCCACGACACTTGGACTCTTTAACATGACACAACCCGCGGGTTACCGACGTGGTGGACACAAAACCCGTGATGGGTCGATCGGGTTCGGGTGTACTCAAAACTTGCTAGTTGGGTTTTGACCTCTGACTTGTCACGGGTTTTGTCACGGTCTATGAACTTTAAAGGACGTTTCagcttggagaaggaacGAAAGACACGGAAGAGCGAGGCTGTAACATATAGAAATATGATAAGCTTCTCCTCGGCTGTTGAATTAGGCTAGACAGGCCCATCTAGCTGTTATCAAACGGAATCTAGATTCTAGTGTAGTGAAGTTGCATATGTAGCTAGCCAACAGTGACTGTACCCATCAACCTTGAGCCGCTCACTCCCACTGCTACTCTCAGAGTACACTCAATCCTTCCACCTCTATAATGTATTCCTCATTTATCATACCCCCTTGATCCATAATCACAGCGGCACCCTCCCGGCAACCGCTCTCCACCAAGTACACCTCGCCCCCCGTCCCCCTTCCCAACTGTACGCATCGATAAGGCGAAATACATTTACAATCCCAGGTCCCTGCCTGATCCAATACTTCAAATGCTCGGTCTCTACATGCAGCTTCAAAGTACCGCCCGTGGTATTTAAATCCATCTGCCAGGGTTCGTCCAGAGAGAAGGTCGGCCACGCGAGGTTTCCCTGACAATCAGCGGGCGCCGTCGCATTCGACATGTTCGCTGTGGCCTCAGAATGGGGGATGATTGGCGTGTCGGCGATAATGAAATTGCCCCAGATTTTTTGGAACGCGTGGTTGAAGCCCGAGCTGGGTGTGTCCCGGGAGAAGTATGCGCCGAGATCGGCGCCGTGATAGGCAGGTGTGGCTGAGTACTGGTATTTCCACGCCTTGCGGCTCCCAATGCTATATGCCTCGGCGAGCCATTGCGCCGAACAGTCAAAGGATGTTTCAGCAAAGATATTAAAGACAGTTTGCTGCAAGCCCGTTGCCATTTGGGACTGATTTAGAGCTGTTGGACCTTCATCGCCAAGGGTGTCGAACCGGATACCAGAGTTTCCTGGCTCAGTCGTCTCGGTCTGGTAGACCCTGTTTAGGGCTGCCTTGTCGTGGGCGGTTAGGTGGGGGAAGGTAAGATTGATATGAGCATTGAAGGTGGTGCGGTCGACGATTGTTGGGTCGCTGAGGGGGACACCGTCGTTTGCGTTGTTCTGCAGCATATTTCTTAGTAAATCGCTGGATATTTGATGCAGCAATGTGGCATGCTGGAATGATTATGCTGGAATTCATGCACGTCAGACTCACCCCGACGAGAAGGCGCTGGCCGCTGACGTGGCCATGTAACAATTGTTGAGATGGTCGCATGGTGAGCAGCTCCCCGTCAATAACGGGCAGGAAGGCGAACCCGCCAAAGATTTTACCAGACGTTGATACCTCGCCGCTCGAATTCTGCAGTGCTTCAGTAGGAGCGTCCACCAAGCAGTCGAATGTAGTGTTGTGGTGTCCTTGTCGCAGAGCCCCCGGTCCGCAGCCGGCTAGCTCAGCGAATCGGTCATAGTGACGAGTCGGCTCAGGGTCATTGTATCTATATATGGGAGCAGACCAAGGACTTGCCGCGATGATCTTTGAGACGGCCAAGGTCAGTTGGCCAGTTGGTGACCCAGTAGCAGAAGTGTTCGCTTACGTTCTGGAATAAATGGCTCTCGCGACCCCCGTATGCGAGAGCCTGCAGCATCACAGCACCCCCGCCGGCTGACTCTCCTCCAACGGTAACGCGGCTCGGATCCCCGCCGAACTTGCTGATATGCTGCTGCACCCACTCCAAAGCGAACCGTTGGTCTAACAGTCCTGCATTAGGCCGGCCGTGtttcttgacctcgtcgGATGAGAGGAAGCCAAAAGCCCCGAGGCGATACTGGATCTCGACAACGATAAATTGGTTATCATTAGTATTGATCATGGCGCTCGGATCATAAGTCGCGCCAAACAATGCATATCCACCGCCATCTAGAAGACGCGATCACGGTCATATCGTCAACCAGCCAGATCTACCACTGGAGGAAGGGGGCGGGGGTTCGCCTTACGAATCCACACTAGGACGGGAAGATCCGATGCGCCCGCAGCGGCATAGACGTTCAGGAACAAACaatcctcgtctccaggGCCCGAGTTAAAGCCGTAAGAGGGCGGGGTCCCGGCCGCACCCGACTGAGGGCACACGGGGGGCTGATCGATAGCGGAAATGGCTCCCATACCAtgggctggaggctggaCCGCTTGGGGCGGCTGCCACCGTAATTTTCCTACGGGTGCGGCGGCATACCGGATCCTACCAAGCAAATACCATGTCAGTAACCTGTTAGTAAGCAAGCAGGGAATTGCTTGGGTATTGATATTTCTGACCCTTTCCATACGTTCAGCCCAGACACCGAATCGTGGTATCCCTGGTATATCGCATACCCGAGGTTAACGATTGGACCTTGCGCGGCGACTGCTAACTGCACAAAGATGAAACTGGTagcggcgacgaagaacGACCTGAGCGTCAGACGCATAGTGTGATGAGGGGTGCAGGTGGTCAGCATAGACAGGCTTTTGAGGTGAGAATGTGATTCGACCCAATGCAGAGAGCGAGTCTTTAAGTAGCATTCCAATCTGACAGAGAGGCTGCAGCCGCGCTGATTAATTGCGCTACCACCCAAAAATTTAATTAGAAAATTAGCACCTAAATGTTTCTCAGAATAAGAACCATCCAAGCCCGGGTCTGAGCTCTGGGGTCCACGTTCAGGATCCATCCATGCTTCGCTCCGGCGCCCCGGGACCGGCACTGTGGAAGGGCCAGCCGCCTAGATGGGTGATCTAAGCCCTGAATATCTAGCTGACTCGAAGGTTCTCGACCTCGAAGTCTGCTACTCAATCCCTATTCCGCTGGAAATCCTGTCGACGAGTCTGCGACTGTGGGCCGAGTCGCGTCCAGAGAGAAATGGTTTGGCATTTGATGACCTGCTCATGGTCTGGGCGACGGTAGGGCCCGCTCTTCAAATCGTATGAAGAGTCCTGACGGGCGGATTCCAGGCTGTCAGTGTTGGACTATGTATCAGTGGGCTAGTATATGGTATGACGGAAACCAACACGAGCCCATCCACTGCATGACCTAACACGATCCAGGGCCTCCGTACGGAATGGGACGACACATCGAGGcggtggatgaagaagatgtgAAAACCTTTATGCTGGTAAGCATTCGCTGTTGCTTCCTCTATTCCCACCCTGACCAAAACAGGGCGACTACATCTTCAGCCACCTCTACGATTTCGCCATCGCCAGCACAAAGCTCTCTGTCTTAGCCCTCTACCATCGCATCTTCCCTAAACCCGTCTTCCGCAGGATTGTCATCCTAACTgctgtcttcgtcgtcctctgGCTCATGACCATGGAACTTGTCCTCGGTTTTCAATGCCGACCGATCCAACGGTTCTGGGATCAGGACGTCGACGGCGACTGCTTTAACCTCGTCGCATTCAGCTATTTTACGAACATTACGAACCTAGTCACGGATATGTGGATATTGGTCCTGCCGCTGCCGACCATCCTGCGGCTGCAGGTATCCAGGAGTAAGAAGATTCGGCTTAGTTTGCTATTTACGGTGGGACTGGCGTACATTATACACCCATATGGAAGTGGATCGCTGAGGCTAATGAAGTCAGAACATGCACTGTCAGTGCCGCGCGCCTCTCAGTTGTTGTCTCGCAGGGCTCCACAGACTTTACCTGTAAGGCTATCACCCTCCTGACCCTTCTGGATGATCCTTACATCTCAGGGGCCGGCGTCCCTCTGGGCATCCTCTCCGTCTGGGAGCCCCTAGGCGGAATCCTCTGCGCAAACCTGCCTCTCTCGCACAAGCTCGTCTTGAGCGCATTCCGGAAAGTCACTGGCCGCACTTCCTCTGAGCGTAACCATCTTTCACCAACCGGGCCGCGCAGCTGGTATCGCCTCGAGAATTACCTCCACCGAAAGGCAAATCGAAATCTAGAGACTAGTACAGATACTTACTATACAACTCATTCATATACAGATTCGACCGAGATGGGTGGTATCGTTGTCCAACGGAATTTTGAGCAGGTTTCCTCGTATACGGGTGTTGATTTACTGcggcaagaggaagagacaggAGTGCCAGGTGAGAATCCAGGGACGCGATGATATATCTTTTACTCCATATACTCTCCGCTCGATTACCATTGGTATTTCGAAACGCCGAAGCATGTTTCAGGGAATAACAGGATCAACACAATTGAATCAGACTGCCAGATATAAGAGTCCGAGTTGACCCAAAACGCCCTAACAGTTACATCGATGCTTACAGGGAAGAGAAACTATGAGGGTGCAGGAATAAAGGAAGACCAAGGGTTTTAGGATGTGAAAGATGTATTAGGTATGCTCGGAGTGGTTTCTTAATATGAGGGTGCATCATCCTTGTCATGACTCTACAAACCGACTCCCTAGTATCTTGCGTACAGACAGCTGAGCCCTAGGTTTCCTGACCCGACCCTGCCGCATCAGGGCTCCCTGTGCTTTTGCCTAATCACATTAGTTAGGGTCTGAAGTTGAGAATTGAGGCGGCGACATAACTTGATCGCTGGTATTGCCAACATGAGACTACGGCACGGGCGTAGAAGCGCAGATTAGTGCAAGACTTAATCGTTGTAATCCGCAGCTATCGTAATCTCTCCAGCCAGGACCACGTACTCTGTGCACACAAGCCCGAGCTCGCTCACTTCCAAGCATGCGCTGAAGTCTAAGGCCCGCAAGACTATTACTTTAAGGGCCTCATCGCTAGGAGTTCGGATAGGTATGAAACTTGCGTCCCTTCCTACAGTATCGCTATCAATTTCTTCTGTTGAGTCGAGATTGGCGATTTCCAAGCCGTCATTTTTAACATGGGAACGAAACAAGATGGTCAATGTTCCGCTGTCCTTATGCGGGGGACTGAAGTAGGCACCGATTTCGAGAGCTCGAGAATCGTAGTAGTGGGCCCCTATTGTTGCAGAGTCAAGTAAGGCAGTTCCAGTAAGTGATGTGCCTGGttccagcagctgggaaATGCTTGTCAATAGGTGCAGTCTTATCGGCGTCCATTCCTACAAGCAGGCCAGTTTATCACTGCGCAATACTAAGAATACTAGGAGGATGGAAAGGGAAGATGCTAACCTTGTATGACAACCCCACCGAATAATAGAAATTGCTGTTATAAGGCTTTGTTTCGTCACGGAAAAAATAGACAATCCGTTTAGGAAACGCCGTCTTGCCCTGGACCCCTTCCGAGGCAAATGGAGAGTGTCAGTATCATTTTGCTTCTTTCTTGTTAATCACTGGCTGTCTCAAGAAAGCCGGAACCTTTTGGGACAGTGAGTGCCTACCTATTCTAGCGAGAAAAAAGCTTGGCTTACATCCGGGAATATCTCGTCGCGAAGCAACCGCGTACTTCCAGGAGCGGCTAGGCGAAACGCTCCAGATCGATGAAGGGCTGTTCTTACTGATTCAGCGGAAGGCAATAACCTATCCAGGCTTTAGAGTAGAGCGGATTTGTAGTCCTGCCGTTAGATGATAAAGCCAGATGTCTCGGACGCAAAACCTGCCCCAAGCAAGTGTCTTCTGTTGAGGATACAGTAAGCCGGTACCAATGAGTCTACATCTCACGTAGTAACTAAACCCTTTTGTAGCTCTGCCTCTACCAGTTCGTAGGTAGTTGGTTCGGGATTCTGCTAACATCGATCAGAACGCAGAGAAACCTGTGGTATAATCTAAATTTCTTGGTCTCTAAAACACACCACTTATGTATAATATTCTTAGTTTTAATCTATTCCTATCTTGCCTATCTTGCCTAAATATAGGATATCGGTTTATTTAACTTACTATTCATTCTTTTTACTATTAATACTCAAATTATACTTCAATTCTTCACTTGGGTACTAAATGAGGATAGGTCTGATATACGCTGGCAGTATTAATTCTTAAACAGAGGTTTACAATTATTTTGGTGAGTATGCTTTCAGTTGCATTATCCTCTAGGCTTtaacgtaaatcccgggtgatccgtgAGATTCCCTTCAAAACCTATTCTTGCTCGACTCTGAAGTACTGTGCGTCAACTAAAAGTGATTCAAATTAAAATAAACTAAATTCTATAATGAGTAGGACAGCTGGTCCTCTTATAGCCCTGAATATTATATTCTAAAACATGTTGGTAGAGTATATTTAGGTGCATCTAAAGTTTGAGGCgcacctccgccagcacccCCCTATCTTGCCTGTATTTAGTTATTTCTTGTCTAAATTAGGTCCCTGGCTTCCTGGAATGGAAGACATTGTATAGGAGTTATCTAGTATTAAGAATAACTCTTTTCCTGTCTGTTATTCTCTATGGCTGAGTAGAGACCACAGTTTTCCCTTGCTAGTAAGTTGTATTATAGATAGCCAACTTACACCCTTTTACCAACTTATCTAAGACTTCTTTTGGAGGGAGTTAGGGGACTTTTAACCTTCTCTCAAGCATCCTTTTAACTGAAGAGACTTTTCAATATACATAGTACACAGTATAAGGCGTAccaagctgagaagaagggatTGAAGCACCCCCTTGGCTTGGAGGGGGGGTTAGAGTACCCAGGCTGATATTTGACTTTTCAAGCACTACCATGAGATCAGAAGGTAGTATCCTAGTTACTTTGAATCTGCTTTAAATATTCTCTGTAGTAAAGACTTCCTGGTAACCTGCTAGGTAAAATTTCAAGAAATCTAGCATGTTAATATAGTTATATCCCAGGCGTCATTTCTCCTCAATAAGCTTGCTATATGCCTTCTTTAAAGGTCTGCAACAACCAACATCCAAAGGGTTTAGGAGGTGAGATAAGCAGCCAATATCCCCCCCTTGTACGCTTATTTGTCGCTGGAATGAAGATAttttgaagccagcaaaAGCCAATTATATCTATAGTCTAACTATTGGTGCTTATTTCAATCCTCTAACTGCCAGGGACCATGCATTCAATAAACTATCCCTCTATATAGACTTTTCCTTTAAAGATAATGGTGGAGGGTATTGGCCACCCCTTAGTATTGATGTATTTGATAGTGgttgtcacaggctatggcctgatcttggttgtcggccatgccctcaacctggttctaaataaggtttctgaaacatcagtgtacagcttcggaaattgcggccttgaagcttaggaaaggagatccgtcctcataactttggaaaagggatccgtcggcatacaggtccgggaagtcagaaaggttgataaagggaggaggaagatatctgcgcttctatcgtttgtttctttctctaagcttgtgatactcgttgatacaggacagccagttgaaaataatactgcctacgcccgttacagtGGTAACCTATTCCCAACTCCCTGGCTGTATAAGCCATAGTTTACCAGGCATTCCTGCTCTGGAAACTACctttattattataataaGTCtcatagcaaagccagttttaTCAAAGCTATAGATATCCTTATCCTAAATACCTTACTGATCTTTAGTTT
This sequence is a window from Aspergillus nidulans FGSC A4 chromosome IV. Protein-coding genes within it:
- a CDS encoding putative carboxylesterase (transcript_id=CADANIAT00000019), encoding MRLTLRSFFVAATSFIFVQLAVAAQGPIVNLGIRYAAAPVGKLRWQPPQAVQPPAHGMGAISAIDQPPVCPQSGAAGTPPSYGFNSGPGDEDCLFLNVYAAAGASDLPVLVWIHGGGYALFGATYDPSAMINTNDNQFIVVEIQYRLGAFGFLSSDEVKKHGRPNAGLLDQRFALEWVQQHISKFGGDPSRVTVGGESAGGGAVMLQALAYGGRESHLFQNIIAASPWSAPIYRYNDPEPTRHYDRFAELAGCGPGALRQGHHNTTFDCLVDAPTEALQNSSGEVSTSGKIFGGFAFLPVIDGELLTMRPSQQLLHGHVSGQRLLVGNNANDGVPLSDPTIVDRTTFNAHINLTFPHLTAHDKAALNRVYQTETTEPGNSGIRFDTLGDEGPTALNQSQMATGLQQTVFNIFAETSFDCSAQWLAEAYSIGSRKAWKYQYSATPAYHGADLGAYFSRDTPSSGFNHAFQKIWGNFIIADTPIIPHSEATANMSNATAPADCQGNLAWPTFSLDEPWQMDLNTTGGTLKLHVETEHLKYWIRQGPGIVNVFRLIDAYSWEGGRGARCTWWRAVAGRVPL
- a CDS encoding uncharacterized protein (transcript_id=CADANIAT00000016) → MLCPTPTPFYVLLVFAVSSSNAEEALGSGSVRAEPTIGL
- a CDS encoding uncharacterized protein (transcript_id=CADANIAT00000017) produces the protein MSRALLLVVATMFVSRTLAQEVRCDQNPIGPTFDEAKFNKLVETWHGAFGGGGGSLGQPDGFHVTHQAVCCDGWCLAASNSAGSGRSWNDDDFTGAADRLREDGGGHSQCETQLCSGIGLDIYCNLEFLNSEYQTTDATCDGEYHGVVEAFGDTCAGAPGYNGPEC
- a CDS encoding uncharacterized protein (transcript_id=CADANIAT00000018) codes for the protein MAKLALYGTPLVAEALSTLVGGSTSNSEMRMRLWSLQTTRCLHYNKFVVFRVSKMYLTHKTERNVTIRVKLDIKMTITGPQITVIPMRGIVSGLTDGGYVDRIKWAESNRTKALAEGVEYTAPDGSVKTLYANEEIIFSAGSVRSSAILELSGVGNPEILEDFKIPVKIFLPSVGENVIDQPNTFIAYASNSTFSGMAPYVTYMTASDILRTEAGTVAAEIAAQLKTWADQVAEASDNALSTSALEHLSNPARSYLCPRRALRRDLNYSARNKPINPNYLMAQWDLILQRKIAQTVARFWKTAPVSSVAGESVQPPGTDLPIDTTEDEWDAWISRSSQTTTFSVRRQCSLRELGGVVDNNLIVYGTENVRGHLASTLCAIAERAAGIIKNKLGKQ
- a CDS encoding uncharacterized protein (transcript_id=CADANIAT00000021) produces the protein MNKAELQKGLVTTLLPSAESVRTALHRSGAFRLAAPGSTRLLRDEIFPDEWTPIRLHLLTSISQLLEPGTSLTGTALLDSATIGAHYYDSRALEIGAYFSPPHKDSGTLTILFRSHVKNDGLEIANLDSTEEIDSDTVGRDASFIPIRTPSDEALKVIVLRALDFSACLEVSELGLVCTEYVVLAGEITIAADYND
- a CDS encoding putative integral membrane protein PTH11-like (transcript_id=CADANIAT00000020); the protein is MGRHIEAVDEEDVKTFMLGDYIFSHLYDFAIASTKLSVLALYHRIFPKPVFRRIVILTAVFVVLWLMTMELVLGFQCRPIQRFWDQDVDGDCFNLVAFSYFTNITNLVTDMWILVLPLPTILRLQWIAEANEVRTCTVSAARLSVVVSQGSTDFTCKAITLLTLLDDPYISGAGVPLGILSVWEPLGGILCANLPLSHKLVLSAFRKVTGRTSSERNHLSPTGPRSWYRLENYLHRKANRNLETNSTEMGGIVVQRNFEQVSSYTGVDLLRQEEETGVPDIRVRVDPKRPNSYIDAYREEKL